ttttttatgcgattcaaaatgatgagatGGAAAAATATACGATTCTATTGGTTTGGTCGGTTTCGTTATAAATTTTCTGACCATTTAATTAATCATTATGAGAAAAATGTTcccaaaaaattgatgaaattcgaAACAAGTGCAAAATATTTTGAcgaaattgataaaaaacgTAAACGATATATGTTTGGATTAGGTAAATGAAATGTTGATTAGTTtttaattattgaaaatccattttttttttttttttttttttttgattcaacagATGAAATATTTGCATTAACACTTTGTCTGATACTTGGAATAAGAGGATTCTATGCATTAATCGATCAAACATATTGGTCCGATAATGAAAGACAAATGTATTTTGgaagtttttttcgtttatgtAATGCTCATCCGTTTCATATTGAAATATTATGTATTGTTTGGGCATTAAATTGtatcaatattcaaatgttatcattgttttgCCGTATGAAACATTTACGATGGCTAAATATTGTTATAGCACTTGAAGAGAAAATTCCAACAGAAAATATTGGTATTAATTTGAATCtgatattattgaatgaataaatgataaatttttttttatttgatcaatcaacagGCCTAAAATCAGAAGAATTCAATGGATTCAAACAAAGATCTTTGGTCatgtcatttttcattcgaaatacAATCATCTGGTTAGCATCGATCGCCTTCATATTCATAACATGGAAATTCTTAATCAACTAttcatttttcgattttcttATTTATGGTATTGTCTGGGGATTGTTTTATGCTTTCACTACTATAGTGATAACATCATCGATTTATTATACAAATTTCTACATAATCATGATTGCCGATTTTTTTCGAGTTAAATTTGCACGTTTTGAAGAAATGCTTAAccgattggaaaaaataagtCAACAGAATccgaaatttttgtttaaaattcGTTCAATGCATGCATTCCGTTATTTAAATCGTCTTATATATGAGTatgaattattcaatcaatcatggAGATGgaatatttcatttgtattattttggcgttttatcattataaatattGTAACATTTGTGGCTATTTTCTACGAGATGTCACCACAATTTACACTAATATATCGTTCAGTTTTCTTTAGTGAGAATTTTTCCTTCTTATCGGTCATGATTCAAGTTGCTTATATTCATTTaacaatgaatcaaacaGGCAAACGTTTACGACAGATTTTACTTAAACATCAAgaacaacaatcgattcgattccgATTGAAGGTTAGTTTGTACTGAAATTTCAgcatttttcatgtttttttttgttggtaaATTATTTTGCTCTTTGAATAGTTAACAGAATATGTAAAATTTCTCGTCGAACCATATCGATTTGGACAGGAAACTATAATTGGAAACgttattcaattgaaacatATGTTTATAGTAtgtcattttaattttatccattcattttaaattccattcattccTATTCACTCATATTTAGTTAATTCGTGAATTTTCCACTTATTTTCTATTGATGGCCAGTATTTCATTgcgatttgatttgatttcatttcaaaaataatttggaGAAATCAGCTTTTTTGACTTTTAATAATCGTAATCgtaa
This is a stretch of genomic DNA from Dermatophagoides farinae isolate YC_2012a chromosome 6, ASM2471394v1, whole genome shotgun sequence. It encodes these proteins:
- the LOC142597596 gene encoding uncharacterized protein LOC142597596, producing the protein MMRWKNIRFYWFGRFRYKFSDHLINHYEKNVPKKLMKFETSAKYFDEIDKKRKRYMFGLDEIFALTLCLILGIRGFYALIDQTYWSDNERQMYFGSFFRLCNAHPFHIEILCIVWALNCINIQMLSLFCRMKHLRWLNIVIALEEKIPTENIGLKSEEFNGFKQRSLVMSFFIRNTIIWLASIAFIFITWKFLINYSFFDFLIYGIVWGLFYAFTTIVITSSIYYTNFYIIMIADFFRVKFARFEEMLNRLEKISQQNPKFLFKIRSMHAFRYLNRLIYDFL